A portion of the Pseudomonas sp. GR 6-02 genome contains these proteins:
- a CDS encoding c-type cytochrome, whose product MKCAFLTFITLLTCSSAIASPPDGETLFQDNCVVCHGPRGTGESAPKLAGDSSEWKSKVFERAVLSGIDDHGKPLKAPMPHWASASFKSDSGVKPSKLEIDAIQKYLHQQK is encoded by the coding sequence ATGAAATGCGCATTTCTGACGTTCATAACCCTACTCACCTGCTCATCGGCAATAGCATCACCGCCAGATGGAGAAACACTTTTTCAAGATAACTGCGTTGTTTGTCACGGGCCTCGAGGCACGGGAGAATCGGCACCTAAGCTGGCCGGAGATTCCAGTGAATGGAAATCAAAAGTATTTGAGCGAGCAGTGCTGAGCGGTATCGACGACCATGGGAAGCCTCTGAAGGCGCCAATGCCGCATTGGGCTAGCGCTAGCTTCAAATCTGACAGCGGTGTAAAGCCAAGCAAACTTGAAATTGATGCAATTCAGAAATACCTGCATCAGCAAAAGTAG
- a CDS encoding LysR family transcriptional regulator has product MMDRLTSMGAFVMAAESGSYASAAERLGLSAQMVAKHVAALEQRLGARLLNRTTRRQSLTELGSAYYERCKHILSEAQAADSLAQIMNDTPRGKLKISAPVTFGSYSLMPFVTEFLRQHPEVEIDLHLTDRFVDLVEEGYEVTFRIGPLTASSLTARPLAPYRLVACAAPSYLTDRGVPQIPDDLKNHECLGYAYWSRPADREWVFCKGSAVERVQVVSRLQVNESKALLSAALDGFGIVLGPEDFLEPALRSGELVPLLADYEAPSRQMHLLYTANRQRTAKLRRFIEAALVRFGAP; this is encoded by the coding sequence ATGATGGACCGTCTGACGAGCATGGGAGCGTTTGTGATGGCGGCGGAATCCGGCTCCTATGCCAGTGCTGCCGAGCGATTGGGCCTGTCGGCGCAGATGGTGGCCAAGCATGTTGCCGCGCTTGAGCAGAGGCTAGGTGCGCGGCTGCTGAACCGGACCACCCGACGCCAGAGCCTGACTGAGTTGGGCAGCGCTTACTACGAACGCTGTAAGCACATTTTGAGCGAGGCTCAGGCAGCCGACTCCCTGGCGCAGATCATGAACGACACCCCGCGCGGCAAACTGAAAATCAGCGCTCCCGTCACGTTCGGTTCCTATAGCCTCATGCCTTTTGTGACGGAGTTTTTGCGTCAACACCCGGAAGTCGAAATCGATCTGCATTTGACCGATCGCTTCGTCGATCTGGTGGAGGAGGGTTATGAAGTGACTTTCAGAATTGGCCCGTTGACCGCGTCCAGTTTGACCGCCAGGCCGTTGGCACCTTATCGGTTGGTAGCCTGTGCGGCACCGAGCTACCTGACCGACCGCGGAGTGCCGCAAATACCGGATGATCTGAAGAACCATGAGTGTCTGGGGTATGCCTATTGGTCCCGGCCGGCCGACCGCGAATGGGTATTCTGCAAAGGCTCCGCAGTTGAACGGGTACAAGTCGTCAGTCGATTGCAGGTCAACGAGAGCAAAGCACTGCTGTCGGCAGCGCTGGACGGGTTCGGGATTGTCCTTGGTCCCGAAGACTTTCTTGAGCCCGCGTTGCGCAGCGGTGAGTTGGTTCCACTGTTAGCTGATTACGAAGCACCGAGCCGACAAATGCATTTGCTCTACACGGCCAATCGTCAGAGAACTGCCAAACTCCGACGATTTATCGAGGCTGCGCTCGTCCGCTTTGGTGCTCCTTGA
- a CDS encoding NADPH-dependent F420 reductase has product MRIGIIGAGFIGRAVAQLVIAAGHEAMLSNSRGPQTMSSVRSGIPGSQVGTIEDAAQFGEVVLVAIPLEHYRSVPAKWLEGKTVLDANNYYPERDGHIAALDRFETTTSRLLAEHLPHSSVVKAFNAILAQDLVQDARPKAAPDRRALPIAADDPAAKALVIKLLDEIGFDAVDAGSLDESWRFERAKPAYCIPLDKEGLKVALAAAHRQVELPEGSWRR; this is encoded by the coding sequence ATGCGTATCGGCATTATTGGGGCAGGCTTCATCGGACGTGCAGTGGCGCAATTGGTCATCGCCGCGGGACACGAGGCGATGCTCAGCAATTCACGTGGGCCACAGACCATGAGCAGCGTGCGCAGTGGCATTCCTGGCAGTCAGGTCGGCACTATCGAGGACGCAGCACAATTTGGCGAAGTTGTACTCGTGGCAATTCCTCTTGAGCATTACCGAAGCGTGCCAGCCAAGTGGCTAGAGGGCAAAACCGTGCTGGATGCCAATAACTACTACCCGGAACGCGACGGTCACATTGCCGCTCTCGACCGATTCGAAACCACCACCAGCCGCTTGCTCGCCGAGCACCTGCCCCACTCCAGCGTGGTCAAGGCGTTCAATGCAATCCTCGCCCAGGACCTGGTGCAGGACGCGCGCCCGAAAGCAGCGCCCGACCGACGCGCACTGCCGATCGCGGCGGATGATCCGGCGGCGAAAGCGCTGGTGATCAAGTTACTGGACGAGATTGGATTCGACGCGGTAGATGCGGGCAGTCTTGATGAAAGCTGGCGATTCGAACGGGCTAAACCCGCCTACTGCATACCGCTGGATAAAGAGGGGCTGAAGGTTGCCTTGGCTGCGGCCCATCGGCAGGTCGAATTGCCCGAGGGATCGTGGCGTCGCTGA
- a CDS encoding DUF2798 domain-containing protein: protein MNPKTSSKALFFNQRKLSVRATPYVFALYMATIMALLMSFVITAANSGIENDYLSNALHAYKLAMPVAFLCILVVRPIVLKLVSLTVHPHR, encoded by the coding sequence ATGAATCCAAAAACATCCTCTAAAGCTCTATTTTTCAACCAACGCAAGCTCTCGGTTCGCGCTACGCCTTATGTTTTCGCACTGTATATGGCCACCATCATGGCGCTCTTGATGTCATTCGTGATCACCGCGGCAAATTCCGGTATTGAGAATGATTACCTAAGTAATGCGCTGCACGCCTATAAATTGGCCATGCCAGTGGCATTCCTGTGCATACTCGTCGTTCGCCCCATTGTGCTCAAACTGGTGTCTTTGACTGTACACCCACATCGTTAA
- a CDS encoding LysR family transcriptional regulator, with translation MNLLGAIASFIKVVEAGSIVGAAKTLGVSAAAISQTLNRLETHLGTRLLQRTTRSMALTESGMVYYEKVKRIARDLESAQSAITSAQTQLQGRLCIASTSAFGRHVLAPLIAGFAARYPRLILELSTTDRKINHIQEGIDLSLRIKPQLEEGIVARKIVSVPFIICASPIYLERAGWPRDPEELQHHACLPFRYPLDGRFLRWGFIRDGQRYDATLNATAISDDVDALAQMAVRGAGITRLAEFVAAPFIESGQLVPLFEHRHASTYAYAEPLDIYVCVQERAAITPKVKAFMNYLTEHLEMRWPMENTFTAS, from the coding sequence ATGAACCTGTTAGGGGCGATTGCTAGCTTTATCAAAGTGGTTGAAGCGGGCTCCATCGTGGGCGCGGCCAAAACCCTGGGCGTCAGTGCGGCAGCCATTAGCCAGACCCTAAATCGCTTGGAAACCCACCTGGGTACGCGCCTTCTCCAGCGCACCACGCGTAGCATGGCGTTAACCGAAAGCGGCATGGTGTACTACGAAAAAGTGAAACGTATAGCGCGTGATCTCGAATCGGCGCAAAGCGCGATCACCAGCGCGCAGACTCAACTCCAAGGGCGACTGTGCATCGCTTCTACCTCCGCTTTCGGGCGGCATGTGTTGGCGCCACTAATCGCCGGCTTCGCTGCACGTTACCCACGCCTGATACTTGAACTCTCAACCACAGATCGCAAAATTAATCATATTCAAGAAGGCATTGATCTGAGCCTGCGGATAAAACCACAACTAGAAGAGGGGATCGTCGCTCGCAAGATCGTTTCAGTCCCTTTTATCATCTGCGCGTCACCCATCTATTTGGAACGAGCCGGCTGGCCACGCGATCCTGAAGAACTCCAGCACCATGCCTGTCTACCGTTTCGCTACCCGCTAGACGGACGCTTTCTACGTTGGGGTTTTATCCGGGATGGGCAACGTTACGACGCTACTCTCAATGCGACCGCAATCAGCGACGATGTTGACGCTCTAGCCCAAATGGCCGTCCGTGGCGCGGGAATAACCCGTTTGGCGGAGTTCGTGGCGGCGCCCTTTATCGAAAGTGGCCAACTCGTTCCTCTGTTTGAACATCGCCACGCTTCAACTTATGCCTACGCTGAACCGCTCGATATTTATGTATGCGTCCAGGAACGCGCCGCCATCACACCCAAGGTCAAAGCTTTTATGAATTATTTGACTGAACATCTGGAAATGCGCTGGCCGATGGAAAATACCTTTACGGCGTCCTGA
- a CDS encoding putative selenate ABC transporter substrate-binding protein, which yields MLKRTLALAVGLSLSFCTLLAQAAETLKVSAIPDEAPTELLRKFKPLGAYLEQQLGMKVEFVPVSDYPAVVEALATDRIDLAWLGGFTFVQARLKTGNAIPLVQREQDAQFTSKFITADPAVKSLADLKGKTFAFGSVSSTSGSLMPRYFMLKEGIKPETYFSRVGYSGAHDATVAWVQAGKVDAGVLNASVWEKLVAAGKVDTTKVKVFSTTPAYFDYNWTVRGTLDPALAAKIKAAFLALDPANPRDKEILDLQAASRFIETKPENYKGIEEAARAAELLK from the coding sequence ATGCTCAAGCGTACCCTGGCACTGGCCGTCGGCTTGTCCTTGTCTTTTTGCACCCTGCTGGCGCAAGCCGCCGAGACCCTGAAAGTCAGCGCGATTCCCGATGAAGCCCCGACCGAGCTGCTGCGCAAGTTCAAGCCGCTTGGCGCCTATCTGGAACAACAATTGGGCATGAAGGTCGAGTTCGTACCTGTAAGCGACTATCCGGCGGTGGTCGAGGCACTGGCTACCGATCGCATCGATCTGGCCTGGCTGGGCGGTTTCACGTTCGTGCAGGCACGCTTGAAAACCGGCAATGCCATCCCGCTGGTGCAGCGCGAACAGGACGCCCAATTCACCAGCAAATTCATCACCGCCGACCCTGCCGTCAAGTCCCTAGCCGATCTCAAGGGCAAGACCTTTGCCTTCGGCTCAGTGTCCTCCACTTCCGGCAGTCTGATGCCGCGCTATTTCATGCTCAAGGAAGGCATCAAGCCGGAGACCTACTTCAGTCGCGTCGGCTACTCCGGCGCCCATGACGCCACCGTTGCCTGGGTCCAGGCTGGCAAGGTCGACGCCGGAGTGCTCAACGCCAGCGTGTGGGAAAAACTGGTCGCCGCCGGCAAGGTCGATACCACCAAGGTCAAAGTGTTTTCGACCACCCCTGCGTACTTCGACTACAACTGGACGGTGCGCGGAACCCTCGACCCGGCGCTGGCGGCCAAGATAAAGGCTGCGTTCCTGGCGCTCGATCCGGCGAACCCGAGGGACAAGGAGATTCTGGACCTGCAGGCCGCCAGCCGCTTCATCGAAACCAAGCCTGAGAACTACAAGGGCATCGAGGAAGCCGCACGCGCCGCCGAACTGCTCAAATGA
- a CDS encoding phosphonate ABC transporter ATP-binding protein — MTLHLTQVSLTHANGVQALRGVDLHIGAREQVAIIGPSGAGKSSLLNLLATALRPGNGELQVLGERVWQLSARQRQRLRARIGLIHQAPPLPPRQRVVTAVLAGKLGQWGLGKSLLNLLHPLDVPGARAALARLDLSDKLFAHCQQLSGGQLQRVGIARVLYQAPEVLLADEPVSAMDPVLAQHTLSVLCRHAREQNVTLVASLHAVELALAHFSRIIGLRDGQILFDLAASAVDRELLDKLYANEQLQSSPIPPAPLSVQIPRC; from the coding sequence ATGACATTGCATCTGACCCAGGTCAGCCTTACCCACGCCAACGGTGTCCAGGCGCTGCGTGGCGTGGATCTGCACATCGGTGCACGCGAACAGGTCGCGATCATCGGCCCTTCCGGCGCGGGTAAGTCGAGCCTGCTCAACCTGCTGGCCACCGCCCTGCGACCGGGCAACGGCGAGCTGCAGGTGCTCGGCGAGCGTGTCTGGCAGCTTTCTGCCCGTCAGCGTCAGCGGCTGCGCGCGCGCATCGGTCTGATTCATCAGGCGCCTCCCCTGCCCCCGCGCCAGCGCGTGGTCACCGCAGTTCTGGCCGGCAAGCTGGGTCAGTGGGGTCTGGGCAAGAGCCTGCTGAACCTGCTGCATCCGCTGGATGTTCCGGGCGCACGCGCGGCATTGGCCAGGCTGGACCTGAGTGACAAGTTGTTCGCGCATTGCCAGCAACTGTCCGGCGGACAGCTACAGCGCGTGGGCATTGCCCGCGTGTTATATCAAGCGCCCGAGGTGTTGCTGGCCGATGAGCCGGTATCGGCCATGGACCCGGTGTTGGCCCAGCACACGCTTTCGGTGCTGTGCCGCCATGCCCGGGAGCAGAACGTCACCCTGGTCGCCAGCCTGCACGCGGTGGAGCTGGCCCTGGCGCACTTTTCGCGCATCATCGGCTTGCGTGATGGACAGATCCTGTTCGACCTTGCGGCCAGCGCCGTCGATCGCGAGCTGCTCGACAAGCTCTACGCCAATGAGCAGTTGCAGTCCTCGCCGATTCCTCCGGCTCCCTTGAGTGTGCAGATCCCCCGATGCTGA
- the phnE gene encoding phosphonate ABC transporter, permease protein PhnE, which translates to MLTSDTRDPAALPRLLLTLLALALLWPGIRFSELDLRVLVASDSQSEMGRFVSAFWPPAHGDEFIQLLLQATLQTLAIATAGMALALLLAVPAGLLASRALSLSAASRAGHPSYWGQLLRWPIRGLLIFLRSVPEIVWALLFVRAVGLGPTAGVLAIAITYSGMLGKVYAEIFESVDQRPVHALLQSGSGRLAAFCYGILPNVAAELLSYTVYRWECAIRASVVMGFVGAGGLGQQMDLSLRMFAGGEVASLLLTFLVLVLLADQLSRLLRWRLT; encoded by the coding sequence ATGCTGACGTCTGACACCCGCGATCCGGCCGCCCTGCCCCGTCTGCTGCTCACCCTGCTGGCCCTTGCCTTGCTGTGGCCCGGCATCCGCTTCAGCGAGTTGGACCTCCGTGTGCTGGTGGCGAGTGACAGTCAGAGCGAGATGGGCCGGTTCGTGTCCGCCTTCTGGCCACCGGCCCATGGCGACGAGTTCATCCAGCTGTTGTTGCAAGCCACCCTGCAGACCCTGGCCATCGCCACGGCCGGCATGGCCCTGGCGTTGCTGTTGGCTGTTCCCGCCGGCCTGCTCGCCAGTCGTGCCCTGTCGCTGTCTGCTGCCTCCCGCGCTGGCCACCCGAGCTATTGGGGCCAACTGCTGCGTTGGCCCATACGCGGCTTGCTGATCTTCCTGCGCAGCGTGCCAGAAATTGTCTGGGCCCTGCTGTTCGTGCGCGCCGTCGGCCTCGGCCCGACAGCCGGGGTACTGGCCATTGCCATCACCTACAGCGGCATGTTGGGCAAGGTCTATGCGGAAATTTTCGAGTCGGTCGACCAGCGCCCGGTACACGCGCTACTGCAGTCCGGCAGTGGTCGGCTCGCCGCCTTTTGCTACGGAATCCTGCCCAATGTCGCTGCGGAACTGCTGTCGTACACGGTGTACCGCTGGGAATGCGCAATCCGCGCCTCAGTGGTGATGGGCTTCGTCGGTGCCGGCGGCCTGGGCCAGCAAATGGATTTGTCGTTGCGCATGTTCGCCGGCGGTGAAGTGGCCAGTCTGTTATTGACGTTCCTCGTCCTGGTGCTGCTCGCCGATCAACTCAGCCGTCTGCTGCGCTGGAGGCTGACATGA
- the phnE gene encoding phosphonate ABC transporter, permease protein PhnE, with protein sequence MNRLFNLALLLCIGAAVIASFNYLGIDLGELGGAGNLKQMGAYAQRFLSPDLSSGHLQAIGHGALETLAMSALGTLLAAVFGLLLALPAAGRYGWPLQSASRLVLNALRAVPELVWAALMVLAAGLGPNAGTLALALHTTGVLGRLFAEALENTPPEPADAIRLQGANAVWAFCYGTLPNLLPQLLAYVLYRWENNIRMASVLGFVGAGGLGQMLYVSLSLFQEAQASTVILAMLLLVLAVDTLSSWSRQRWVKA encoded by the coding sequence ATGAATCGCCTGTTCAACCTGGCACTGCTCCTGTGCATCGGCGCAGCGGTCATCGCCTCGTTCAACTACCTGGGCATCGACCTCGGCGAGCTCGGCGGCGCCGGCAACCTGAAGCAGATGGGCGCGTATGCGCAGCGTTTTCTCAGCCCGGACCTGAGCTCGGGCCATCTACAAGCCATCGGCCACGGCGCCCTGGAAACCCTGGCCATGTCGGCCCTGGGCACCCTGCTCGCGGCGGTGTTCGGCCTGTTATTGGCATTGCCCGCAGCCGGGCGCTACGGCTGGCCTTTGCAGAGCGCGTCACGCCTGGTGCTCAACGCCTTGCGCGCGGTGCCGGAACTGGTATGGGCCGCACTGATGGTCCTGGCCGCCGGGCTCGGCCCCAACGCCGGCACCCTGGCCCTGGCCCTGCACACCACCGGCGTGCTCGGCCGGTTGTTCGCCGAAGCACTGGAAAACACCCCTCCGGAACCGGCCGACGCGATCCGTTTGCAGGGCGCCAATGCCGTATGGGCTTTCTGTTACGGCACCCTGCCCAACCTGTTGCCACAGCTACTGGCCTACGTCCTGTACCGCTGGGAAAACAACATCCGCATGGCCAGTGTGCTCGGCTTCGTCGGCGCCGGTGGTTTGGGGCAAATGCTCTATGTCAGCCTCAGCCTGTTCCAGGAAGCTCAAGCCAGCACGGTTATTCTGGCGATGCTGTTATTGGTCTTGGCCGTCGATACATTGAGTAGCTGGAGCCGTCAGCGTTGGGTCAAGGCTTGA
- a CDS encoding transporter substrate-binding domain-containing protein: MKKAFLTLSALALCIAAGSALAKEYKELRFGVDPSYAPFESKAADGGLVGFDIDLGNAICAELKVKCKWVESDFDGMIPGLKANKFDGVISSMTVTPAREKVIDFSNELFSGPTALVFKKGAAIGIDPASLKGKKIGYEQGSIQEAYAKAVLDKAGVETQAYANQDQVYADLISGRLDASIQDMLQAELGFLKSPPGADFQVSEPVENPLLPAKTAVGLAKGNVELQALLNKGIKALHDNGTYAAVQQKHFGDLNLYSDK, from the coding sequence ATGAAAAAAGCATTTCTCACTCTTTCTGCATTGGCTTTGTGTATAGCTGCCGGTTCTGCGCTGGCCAAGGAGTACAAGGAGTTGCGCTTTGGCGTCGACCCCTCATATGCGCCGTTCGAATCCAAGGCCGCCGACGGCGGCTTGGTGGGCTTCGATATCGACCTGGGCAACGCGATCTGCGCGGAGCTGAAGGTCAAGTGCAAGTGGGTTGAAAGCGACTTCGACGGCATGATTCCCGGCCTCAAGGCCAACAAGTTCGATGGCGTGATCTCTTCCATGACCGTCACGCCGGCGCGTGAGAAAGTCATCGATTTCTCGAACGAGCTGTTCTCTGGCCCGACCGCGCTGGTATTCAAGAAAGGCGCGGCCATCGGCATCGATCCGGCCTCCCTCAAGGGCAAGAAAATCGGCTACGAGCAAGGCTCCATCCAGGAAGCCTACGCCAAGGCCGTGCTGGACAAGGCCGGGGTAGAGACCCAGGCCTACGCCAACCAGGACCAGGTGTACGCCGACTTGATCTCCGGACGCCTCGATGCCTCGATCCAGGACATGCTGCAAGCCGAACTGGGCTTCCTGAAGTCGCCACCAGGCGCCGACTTCCAAGTCAGCGAGCCGGTCGAAAATCCCCTCCTTCCAGCCAAGACCGCCGTGGGTCTCGCCAAAGGCAACGTCGAGCTCCAGGCCTTGCTGAACAAAGGTATCAAGGCACTGCACGACAATGGCACCTATGCGGCCGTCCAGCAGAAGCACTTTGGCGATCTGAATCTCTACAGCGACAAATAA